Proteins found in one Acomys russatus chromosome 31, mAcoRus1.1, whole genome shotgun sequence genomic segment:
- the Glt8d2 gene encoding glycosyltransferase 8 domain-containing protein 2, with protein MAFLRKINQVLLFLLALTLCGILYKKVHKGAVLKNSLILMFPDDDSESPEDMEEEIPVVICAAAGRMGAAMAAINSIYSNTDANIVFYVVGLRNTLSRIRKWIEHSKLREINFKIVEFNPIVLKGKIRPDSSRPELLQPLNFVRFYLPLLVHQHEKVIYLDDDVIVQGDIQELYDTTLALGHAAAFSDDCDLPSAQDINQLVGLQNTYMGYLDYRKKTIKGLGISPSTCSFNPGVIVANMTEWKHQRITKQLEKWMQKNVAENLYGSSLGGGVATSPMLIVFHGKHSTINPLWHIRHLGWNHEARYSEHFLQEAKLLHWNGRHKPWDFPSVHNDLWESWFVPDPAGIFKLNHNR; from the exons ATGGCTTTTCTACGCAAAA TCAATCAAGTGTTGCTCTTCCTGCTGGCCCTGACCCTTTGTGGCATTCTGTACAAGAAAGTTCATAAGGGAGCCGTTCTCAAGA at TCACTGATTTTGATGTTTCCAGATGACGATTCTGAGTCCCCcgaggacatggaagaagagatTCCAGTGGTGATCTGTGCTGCCGCGGGGAGGATGGGCGCAGCCATGGCCGCCATCAACAGCATCTACAGCAACACTGATGCCAACATTGTGTTCTATGTAGTTGGACTACGGAACACTCTGTCTCGAATACG AAAATGGATCGAACATTCGAAACTGAGAGAAATAAACTTCAAAATTGTGGAGTTCAACCCTATCGTCCTCAAGGGAAAGATTAGACCAGACTCATCGAGGCCTGAGCTGCTCCAGCCG CTGAACTTCGTTCGGTTTTATCTCCCTCTGCTTGTCCATCAACATGAGAAAGTCATCTATTTGGACGACGATGTCATCGTACAAG GTGATATCCAGGAACTGTATGACACCACCTTGGCTCTGGGCCACGCAGCAGCCTTCTCAGATGACTGTGACTTGCCCTCCGCTCAAGACATCAACCAACTTGTGGGGCTGCAG AACACATATATGGGCTATCTGGACTACCGGAAGAAGACCATCAAGGGCCTTGGCATCAGCCCCAGCACCTGTTCATTCAACCCTGGGGTGATTGTCGCCAACATGACGGAATGGAAACACCAGCGCATCACCAAACAGCTGGAAAaatggatgcagaagaatgtggC GGAAAACCTCTATGGCAGCTCCCTGGGAGGGGGCGTGGCTACCTCTCCGATGCTGATTGTGTTTCATGGGAAGCATTCCACCATCAACCCTCTGTGGCACATAAGGCACCTGG GCTGGAACCACGAGGCAAGGTACTCGGAGCACTTTCTGCAGGAGGCTAAGCTACTCCACTGGAATGGAAGACACAAACCCTGGGATTTTCCTAGTGTTCACAATGACTTATGGGAGAGCTGGTTTGTTCCTGACCCTGCAGGGATCTTTAAACTCAATCACAATAGATGA
- the Tdg gene encoding G/T mismatch-specific thymine DNA glycosylase: MDAEAARSYSLEQVQPFCSFPYQQTTAEAPDMAVTAEQQMPAEAPAQEPVPEAPKRRKRKAKAAEPKDPVEPKKPAQSKKSAKSTKAKEKQEKITDTFKVKRKVDRFNGVSEAELLTKTLPDILTFNLDIVIIGINPGLMAAYKGHHYPGPGNHFWKCLFMSGLSEVQLNHMDDHTLPGKYGIGFTNMVERTTPGSKDLSSKEFREGGRILVQKLQKYQPRIAVFNGKCIYEIFSKEVFGVKVKNLEFGLQPHKIPDTETLCYVMPSSSARCAQFPRAQDKVHYYIKLKDLRDQLKGIVRNTDIQEVKYTFDLQLAQEDAKKMAVKEEKYDPGYEAAYGGAYGENPCNSEPYGENPCNSEPCNFPSNGLTAADLRGESAPGDIPNGQWMTQSFADQIPSFSNCGTQAQEEGSHA, translated from the exons ATGGATGCGGAGGCCGCGCGCAG CTATTCTCTGGAGCAAGTTCAGCCTTTTTGTTCATTTCCATATCAACAAACGACGGCGGAAGCTCCTGACATGGCTGTCACGGCGGAGCAGCAGATGCCAGCAGAGGCTCCTGCCCAGGAACCTGTCCCAG AAGctccaaagagaaggaagagaaaagccaAAGCAGCAGAACCCAAGGACCCAGTGGAACCCAAAAAACCTGCTCAGTCAAAAAAATCTGCCAAGtccacaaaagcaaaagaaaagcaagaaaaaatcACAGACacttttaaagtgaaaagaaaagtgGACCGTTTCAACGGTGTTTCTGAAGCTGAGCTTTTGACCAAGACCCTTCCTGATATTTTGACCTTCAACCTAGACATAGTGATT ATTGGCATTAACCCTGGACTGATGGCTGCTTACAAAGGGCACCATTACCCTGGGCCTGGAAATCACTTCT GGAAGTGTCTGTTCATGTCGGGGCTGAGTGAGGTTCAGCTGAACCACATGGATGACCACACCCTACCCGGGAAGTACGGCATCGGCTTCACCAACATGGTGGAGAGGACAACGCCGGGCAGCAAGGACCTGTCCAG TAAAGAATTTCGGGAAGGAGGGCGAATCCTAGTGCAGAAACTGCAGAAATACCAGCCACGAATAGCGGTGTTCAATGGAAAAT gTATTTATGAAATTTTCAGTAAAGAAGTTTTTGGAGTAAAGGTTAAGAACTTGGAATTTGGGCTTCAACCCCATAAGATCCCAGACACAGAAACT CTCTGCTACGTCATGCCGTCTTCCAGTGCCAGATGTGCTCAGTTTCCTCGAGCCCAGGACAAAGTTCATTACTACATTAAGCTGAAGGACTTGAGAGATCAGCTGAAAGGCATTGTACGCAACACGGACATTCAGGAGGTGAAATACACGTTTGACCTGCAGCTGGCACAAG AGGATGCAAAGAAGATGGCTGTTAAGGAAGAGAAGTACGACCCAGGCTATGAAGCAGCGTATGGCGGTGCTTATGGAGAAAACCCGTGTAATAGTGAACCTTATGGTGAGAACCCGTGTAATAGTGAACCTTGCAACTTTCCTTCCAATGGGCTAA caGCTGCGGACCTGAGAGGAGAGTCAGCCCCTGGGGACATTCCCAATGGGCAGTGGATGACGCAGTCATTTGCAGACCAGATCCCTTCTTTTAGTAATTGTGGGACCCAAGcgcaggaagaaggaagccacGCGTAG